One Manihot esculenta cultivar AM560-2 chromosome 6, M.esculenta_v8, whole genome shotgun sequence DNA segment encodes these proteins:
- the LOC110618335 gene encoding glycerophosphodiester phosphodiesterase GDPD6 isoform X1: MALTSNAGSVLIIFLSLTLVSTATARPIYPLPSKISNGIRKPLQTSRPYNIAHRGSNGEIPEETAAAYMRAIEEGADFIETDILSSKDGVLICFHDVTLDNTTDIAKHNEFTNRKRTYDVQGVNTTGFFTVDFTLEELKTLRVKQRHPFRDQQYNGKFSIITFEEFIAIALDASRVVGIYPEMKNPVFINQHVKWPGGKRFEDKFVETLKKYGYKGSYMSKDWLKQPVFIQSFAPTSLVYISNMTDSPKIFLIDDIDIPTQDTNQSYWEITSDAYLDYIKNYVVGIGPWKDTVVPVVNNYLQTSTDLVARAHSHNLQVHPYTYRNEEMFLHYNFHQDPYEEYDYWINTVGVDGLFTDFTGSLHNFQEWTSPLSKNDSGDDRASKLLNKIALLITSYKN; encoded by the exons ATGGCTTTAACAT CAAATGCAGGTTCTGTTCTGATCATATTTCTGTCACTCACACTTGTATCAACTGCAACTGCAAGACCAATATATCCTCTGCCTAGTAAAATAAGCAATGGTATCAGAAAGCCTTTACAGACTTCTCGTCCATATAATATTGCACATCGAGGATCAAATGGTGAGATTCCAGAAGAAACTGCTGCTGCATACATG AGAGCCATTGAAGAAGGAGCAGACTTTATAGAAACAGATATCTTATCCTCCAAAGATGGTGTTCTTATTTGTTTCCATGATGTTACCCTTGATAACACTACTGATATTGCAAAGCACAATGAGTTCACAAATCGTAAAAGGACATATGATGTTCAAGGGGTCAACACTACTGGCTTTTTCACTG TTGATTTTACCCTTGAAGAACTTAAGACATTACGGGTGAAGCAGAGACATCCATTCCGAGATCAACAGTATAATG GAAAATTTTCTATTATCACCTTTGAAGAGTTCATAGCAATTGCACTGGATGCATCAAGAGTTGTCGGAATATACCCTGAGATGAAAAACCCAGTTTTTATTAACCAGCAT GTTAAGTGGCCAGGTGGGAAGCGATTTGAGGACAAGTTTGTTGAGACTCTTAAGAAATATGGATATAAAGGCTCATATATGTCAAAAGATTGGCTGAAGCAACCTGTTTTTATACAATCCTTTGCTCCAACTTCACTCGTGTATATATCAAATATGACAGACTCACCCAAAATTTTCTTGATTGACGACATTGACATTCCAACTCAAGATACTAATCAG TCATATTGGGAAATCACTTCTGATGCTTATCTGGACTACATTAAGAACTATGTGGTGGGCATCGGACCCTGGAAGGATACAGTTGTTCCTGTGGTAAATAATTATTTGCAGACATCTACAGATCTTGTTGCCAGAGCTCATTCCCATAATCTACAG GTGCACCCATACACTTACCGCAACGAGGAAATGTTCTTGCACTACAACTTTCATCAAGATCCATATGAAGAATATGATTATTGGATTAACACAGTAGGAGTTGATGGACTCTTTACAGACTTCACAGGCAGCCTCCATAATTTTCAGGAATGGACTTCACCTCTCTCTAAAAATGACAGTGGTGATGACAGGGCATCCAAGTTGTTGAATAAGATAGCTTTGTTGATCACTTCATATAAAAATTGA
- the LOC110618335 gene encoding glycerophosphodiester phosphodiesterase GDPD6 isoform X2, whose protein sequence is MALTCSVLIIFLSLTLVSTATARPIYPLPSKISNGIRKPLQTSRPYNIAHRGSNGEIPEETAAAYMRAIEEGADFIETDILSSKDGVLICFHDVTLDNTTDIAKHNEFTNRKRTYDVQGVNTTGFFTVDFTLEELKTLRVKQRHPFRDQQYNGKFSIITFEEFIAIALDASRVVGIYPEMKNPVFINQHVKWPGGKRFEDKFVETLKKYGYKGSYMSKDWLKQPVFIQSFAPTSLVYISNMTDSPKIFLIDDIDIPTQDTNQSYWEITSDAYLDYIKNYVVGIGPWKDTVVPVVNNYLQTSTDLVARAHSHNLQVHPYTYRNEEMFLHYNFHQDPYEEYDYWINTVGVDGLFTDFTGSLHNFQEWTSPLSKNDSGDDRASKLLNKIALLITSYKN, encoded by the exons ATGGCTTTAACAT GTTCTGTTCTGATCATATTTCTGTCACTCACACTTGTATCAACTGCAACTGCAAGACCAATATATCCTCTGCCTAGTAAAATAAGCAATGGTATCAGAAAGCCTTTACAGACTTCTCGTCCATATAATATTGCACATCGAGGATCAAATGGTGAGATTCCAGAAGAAACTGCTGCTGCATACATG AGAGCCATTGAAGAAGGAGCAGACTTTATAGAAACAGATATCTTATCCTCCAAAGATGGTGTTCTTATTTGTTTCCATGATGTTACCCTTGATAACACTACTGATATTGCAAAGCACAATGAGTTCACAAATCGTAAAAGGACATATGATGTTCAAGGGGTCAACACTACTGGCTTTTTCACTG TTGATTTTACCCTTGAAGAACTTAAGACATTACGGGTGAAGCAGAGACATCCATTCCGAGATCAACAGTATAATG GAAAATTTTCTATTATCACCTTTGAAGAGTTCATAGCAATTGCACTGGATGCATCAAGAGTTGTCGGAATATACCCTGAGATGAAAAACCCAGTTTTTATTAACCAGCAT GTTAAGTGGCCAGGTGGGAAGCGATTTGAGGACAAGTTTGTTGAGACTCTTAAGAAATATGGATATAAAGGCTCATATATGTCAAAAGATTGGCTGAAGCAACCTGTTTTTATACAATCCTTTGCTCCAACTTCACTCGTGTATATATCAAATATGACAGACTCACCCAAAATTTTCTTGATTGACGACATTGACATTCCAACTCAAGATACTAATCAG TCATATTGGGAAATCACTTCTGATGCTTATCTGGACTACATTAAGAACTATGTGGTGGGCATCGGACCCTGGAAGGATACAGTTGTTCCTGTGGTAAATAATTATTTGCAGACATCTACAGATCTTGTTGCCAGAGCTCATTCCCATAATCTACAG GTGCACCCATACACTTACCGCAACGAGGAAATGTTCTTGCACTACAACTTTCATCAAGATCCATATGAAGAATATGATTATTGGATTAACACAGTAGGAGTTGATGGACTCTTTACAGACTTCACAGGCAGCCTCCATAATTTTCAGGAATGGACTTCACCTCTCTCTAAAAATGACAGTGGTGATGACAGGGCATCCAAGTTGTTGAATAAGATAGCTTTGTTGATCACTTCATATAAAAATTGA
- the LOC110616974 gene encoding replication protein A 70 kDa DNA-binding subunit B: MGQWVSPDAIATLLSNPKPDSLTDIPEIIVQITKLEPKGKSYGFDANDGKMKIKAIFNSRLSSEIISGNIQNLGLIRILDYTVNEIPSKSENYLIITKCEVVSPALDLEIKDEVKKEEAGIILKPKHEHEIKSEVKKETGGILLKPKQEMVAKSAAQIVHEQHRNMAPTARMAMTRRVHPLVSLNPYQGNWTIKVRVTSKGNMRTYKNARGEGCVFNVELTDEDGTQIQATMFNEAARKFYDKFQLGKVYYISKGTLRVANKQFRTVQNDYEMTLNENSEVEEASNEAAFIPETKFNFVPIDQLGPYVNSAELVDVVGVVQSVSPTMSIRRKSNNEIVPKRDITIADETKKTVVVSLWNDLATDVGQELLEIADKSPVVAIKSLKVGDFQGVSLSTLGRSIVQINPDIAESKKLRCWYDSEGKETSMASVGLGLSPSTKSGARSMYSDRVSISHITSNPSLGGDKPAFFSIRAYISFIKPDQSMWYRACKTCNKKVTGGVEGGYWCEGCQKNDPECSLRYIMVVKVSDASGEGWVSAFNLESEKIIGCSADELDKLKSEEGGSEYQMKLKKATWNPHLFRVSVAQHEYNNEKRQRVTVRAVAPVDFAAESRYLLEEISKMKGSQ; encoded by the exons GTTCGATGCTAATGATGGGAAGATGAAGATAAAAGCAATTTTCAATTCCCGTCTGTCTTCAGAGATCATCTCTGGAAACATTCAAAACTTGGGTCTCATTCGTATTCTTGATTATACAGTCAACGAAATTCCCAGCAAATCAGAGAA TTATTTGATCATAACAAAATGTGAAGTGGTTTCTCCTGCACTTGATTTGGAGATCAAAGATGAGGTAAAAAAGGAAGAAGCGGGCATAATCTTAAAGCCAAAGCACGAACACGAGATCAAGAGTGAAGTTAAAAAGGAAACAGGCGGCATTCTTTTGAAGCCAAAGCAAGAAATGGTTGCAAAATCAGCCGCTCAAATAGTACATGAACAGCATAGAAA CATGGCTCCTACAGCTCGCATGGCCATGACAAGAAGAGTTCACCCCCTTGTTTCCTTGAATCCTTACCAAGGGAATTGGACCATCAAGGTCCGAGTCACAAGCAAAGGAAACATGCGTACTTACAAGAATGCAAGAGGAGAAGGGTGCGTCTTCAATGTGGAGTTGACAGATGAAGAT GGTACACAGATACAAGCGACAATGTTCAATGAGGCTGCAAGGAAATTTTATGACAAGTTTCAGTTGGGCAAGGTTTATTACATATCAAAGGGAACTCTTAGAGTTGCTAATAAGCAGTTTAGGACAGTGCAAAATGATTATGAAATGACTTTAAATGAGAATTCTGAAGTAGAAGAAGCCAGTAATGAAGCAGCTTTTATCCCTGAAACAAAGTTCAATTTTGTTCCAATTGATCAATTGGGTCCATATGTTAATTCAGCTGAGCTTGTTG atgttGTTGGAGTCGTTCAAAGTGTTTCTCCAACAATGAGCATCCGAAGAAAGAGTAACAATGAGATTGTCCCAAAGCGTGACATCACTATTGCAGATGAGAC GAAGAAGACAGTCGTTGTCTCACTATGGAATGACCTTGCAACTGATGTGGGGCAGGAATTACTTGAGATTGCTGATAAGTCGCCTGTAGTTGCAATTAAATCTCTTAAAGTTGGAGATTTTCAAG GTGTGTCTCTGTCTACATTGGGTAGAAGTATTGTACAGATTAATCCAGATATTGCTGAGTCGAAGAAACTGAGATGCTG GTATGATTCTGAAGGTAAAGAGACTTCGATGGCATCAGTAGGCTTGGGTTTAAGCCCTTCAACCAAGAGTGGAGCAAGGTCTATGTACTCTGACCGAGTCTCCATCTCCCATATAACAAGCAATCCGTCACTGGGTGGAGATAAG CCTGCATTTTTCAGCATTAGAGCATATATAAGTTTCATCAAGCCTGACCAGAGCATGTGGTACCGGGCTTGTAAGACTTGCAATAAGAAGGTCACTGGAGGTGTTGAAGGTGGATATTGGTGTGAAGGATGCCAGAAGAACGATCCAGAGTGTAGTTTAAG GTATATTATGGTGGTTAAAGTTTCAGACGCGAGTGGTGAAGGTTGGGTTTCTGCATTCAACTTAGAATCAGAGAagatcattggttgttctgctGATGAACTTGATAAACTGAAATCCGAG GAAGGAGGAAGTGAATACCAAATGAAGTTAAAAAAAGCCACTTGGAATCCTCATCTCTTCAGAGTCAGTGTTGCTCAGCATGAGTACAATAATGAAAAAAGGCAAAGAGTAACAGTTAGGGCTGTTGCTCCAGTTGATTTTGCTGCTGAATCTCGATATTTGCTAGAGGAGATCTCAAAGATGAAAGGTTCTCAATAG